The window TGTATTTAAGTACAATCACGACGAAGAAcacatatatacatgcatatatttCTGTCTACAAATAGTGTATATGTGGATGTGTCTTTTGTTCTAATAAATCTTTTTCGGTTTCTAACCTTTCCCAGCAATGCATGGTGCCTCGACTATTGTCAGAGTTTTTTCTGTATGCAGCTCAAACCCAGCAGCTTGTTTGGTATATTCAAGCAGCGCAGTCGAACCCTTTtttaattcaagtttttttgATCGCCGGCGTGTTAAAAGCAATTCTTTTTTATCAACTGATAACTGCTTGTATAGATCACGTCTCCTACGATTAATTTTAGAGACGATTTCTGTTGAGCACTGTTGCTTCCTTTTCTGCGCACAACAAGCTGACGGTAAATGCTTTTTAACAGTTGACATCTGCAGTTCAAGTAATCTATAAAACTTTAACATCAAATCTGCAGTAACACCGATTTCTATATATGAAATGTTCTACAAACAGATACAGAGAGTTACAGTTCAAAGTGTGTATTTGTTATTCTAGGCAAATAAGATGGTGACCAATACAAAGAATTCAATAGTGGTAACGCTGGAAAGCAAACGAATTAATACTATAATTGTTTCTTATTATAGAATTAGTTTTTGTATATGGCAGAAACTTTGAACATTGACTATGGTTTTAGTGTACAATAGAAAGAAGAGCACAACGATAGACGAAGTTTCTAAATATTTATTGGTAACTTATTAAAAAAATAGTCAAATTACTAAACGTGTTAAAGCTGTTACACCACTGGAAGAAATACAAACTATTGTCAAATTTCAAATAGTTTTAAGTTGATTAGAGGAAATTATTGAAAACATGAAAAAGAATCTCTGCTGTAGCTGCATTATTAGTTGCCTCAAGAGAATGAAAAGAAGAAACTTCattctttctcattttcttttgtaGACCTTTCAACTGCTAACTCAGGAATTAACTTTTAACAATTATTTCACTGCCTTGAAAAATTTGGATTCTCAAGATACATATATCTGGGGCTCAGAGCACAAAGCAATGGTAAACTAATATAACCAATATTTTGTCAAATACAGCCTTTGAAAATACAAGTTCCAAAATAGATATAGGTCTATCCCTCCAAATCTTCATTACAAACATACACAAGATCATTAGTTTATCATTCCAAACTAAATCCAAATAAAAAATTAGAAACCACAATCTCGAaaataaatcatgaatcaacAAAACAACTTTTATCATTAGGGAAAAGTAGATTTTTTTTACCTTAGATTCATTTTTGGACTCGTTGGCAGTAGCTTCAGTATTTCTTGCCATAGGAAAGTTGTACCTTTAGATGT is drawn from Nicotiana tabacum cultivar K326 chromosome 22, ASM71507v2, whole genome shotgun sequence and contains these coding sequences:
- the LOC107831713 gene encoding uncharacterized protein LOC107831713 isoform X12, which gives rise to MIFLTKSTGYNFPMARNTEATANESKNESKMSTVKKHLPSACCAQKRKQQCSTEIVSKINRRRRDLYKQLSVDKKELLLTRRRSKKLELKKGSTALLEYTKQAAGFELHTEKTLTIVEAPCIAGKGISSAVGAVVDCHKGKNIADHFSIFEHGSTSGAPCDRHHVETSTVINKACPKPG
- the LOC107831713 gene encoding uncharacterized protein LOC107831713 isoform X10, which encodes MIFLTKSTGYNFPMARNTEATANESKNESKMSTVKKHLPSACCAQKRKQQCSTEIVSKINRRRRDLYKQLSVDKKELLLTRRRSKKLELKKGSTALLEYTKQAAGFELHTEKTLTIVEAPCIAGKAGISSAVGAVVDCHKGKNIADHFSIFEHGSTSGAPCDRHHVETSTVINKACPKPG
- the LOC107831713 gene encoding uncharacterized protein LOC107831713 isoform X4; the protein is MAERYNFPMARNTEATANESKNESKMSTVKKHLPSACCAQKRKQQCSTEIVSKINRRRRDLYKQLSVDKKELLLTRRRSKKLELKKGSTALLEYTKQAAGFELHTEKTLTIVEAPCIAGKAGISSAVGAVVDCHKGKNIADHFSIFEHGSTSGAPCDRHHVETSTVINKGILKRSSKVKCFHKLVLKETK
- the LOC107831713 gene encoding uncharacterized protein LOC107831713 isoform X13, with protein sequence MIFLTKSTGYNFPMARNTEATANESKNESKMSTVKKHLPSACCAQKRKQQCSTEIVSKINRRRRDLYKQLSVDKKELLLTRRRSKKLELKKGSTALLEYTKQAAGFELHTEKTLTIVEAPCIAGKAGISSAVGAVVDCHKGKNIADHFSIFEHGSTSGAPCDRHHVETSTVINKDKL
- the LOC107831713 gene encoding uncharacterized protein LOC107831713 isoform X14 → MAERYNFPMARNTEATANESKNESKKRKQQCSTEIVSKINRRRRDLYKQLSVDKKELLLTRRRSKKLELKKGSTALLEYTKQAAGFELHTEKTLTIVEAPCIAGKAGISSAVGAVVDCHKGKNIADHFSIFEHGSTSGAPCDRHHVETSTVINKGILKRSSKVKCFHKLVLKETK
- the LOC107831713 gene encoding uncharacterized protein LOC107831713 isoform X2, with amino-acid sequence MIFLTKSTGYNFPMARNTEATANESKNESKMSTVKKHLPSACCAQKRKQQCSTEIVSKINRRRRDLYKQLSVDKKELLLTRRRSKKLELKKGSTALLEYTKQAAGFELHTEKTLTIVEAPCIAGKAGISSAVGAVVDCHKGKNIADHFSIFEHGSTSGAPCDRHHVETSTVINKGILKRSSKVKCFHKLVLKDKL
- the LOC107831713 gene encoding uncharacterized protein LOC107831713 isoform X16; this encodes MAERYNFPMARNTEATANESKNESKKRKQQCSTEIVSKINRRRRDLYKQLSVDKKELLLTRRRSKKLELKKGSTALLEYTKQAAGFELHTEKTLTIVEAPCIAGKGISSAVGAVVDCHKGKNIADHFSIFEHGSTSGAPCDRHHVETSTVINKGILKRSSKVKCFHKLVLKETK
- the LOC107831713 gene encoding uncharacterized protein LOC107831713 isoform X8, which translates into the protein MIFLTKSTGYNFPMARNTEATANESKNESKMSTVKKHLPSACCAQKRKQQCSTEIVSKINRRRRDLYKQLSVDKKELLLTRRRSKKLELKKGSTALLEYTKQAAGFELHTEKTLTIVEAPCIAGKAGISSAVGAVVDCHKGKNIADHFSIFEHGSTSGAPCDRHHVETSTVINKAKDKLLKIFT
- the LOC107831713 gene encoding uncharacterized protein LOC107831713 isoform X6, which produces MIFLTKSTGYNFPMARNTEATANESKNESKMSTVKKHLPSACCAQKRKQQCSTEIVSKINRRRRDLYKQLSVDKKELLLTRRRSKKLELKKGSTALLEYTKQAAGFELHTEKTLTIVEAPCIAGKAGISSAVGAVVDCHKGKNIGSTSGAPCDRHHVETSTVINKGILKRSSKVKCFHKLVLKETK
- the LOC107831713 gene encoding uncharacterized protein LOC107831713 isoform X18, which gives rise to MIFLTKSTGYNFPMARNTEATANESKNESKMSTVKKHLPSACCAQKRKQQCSTEIVSKINRRRRDLYKQLSVDKKELLLTRRRSKKLELKKGSTALLEYTKQAAGFELHTEKTLTIVEAPCIAGKAGISSAVGAVVDCHKGKNIGSTSGAPCDRHHVETSTVINKDKL
- the LOC107831713 gene encoding uncharacterized protein LOC107831713 isoform X11, giving the protein MIFLTKSTGYNFPMARNTEATANESKNESKKRKQQCSTEIVSKINRRRRDLYKQLSVDKKELLLTRRRSKKLELKKGSTALLEYTKQAAGFELHTEKTLTIVEAPCIAGKGISSAVGAVVDCHKGKNIADHFSIFEHGSTSGAPCDRHHVETSTVINKGILKRSSKVKCFHKLVLKETK
- the LOC107831713 gene encoding uncharacterized protein LOC107831713 isoform X17, producing the protein MNLRLLELQMSTVKKHLPSACCAQKRKQQCSTEIVSKINRRRRDLYKQLSVDKKELLLTRRRSKKLELKKGSTALLEYTKQAAGFELHTEKTLTIVEAPCIAGKAGISSAVGAVVDCHKGKNIADHFSIFEHGSTSGAPCDRHHVETSTVINKGILKRSSKVKCFHKLVLKETK
- the LOC107831713 gene encoding uncharacterized protein LOC107831713 isoform X15, translating into MIFLTKSTGYNFPMARNTEATANESKNESKMSTVKKHLPSACCAQKRKQQCSTEIVSKINRRRRDLYKQLSVDKKELLLTRRRSKKLELKKGSTALLEYTKQAAGFELHTEKTLTIVEAPCIAGKAGISSAVGAVVDCHKGKNIGSTSGAPCDRHHVETSTVINKAKDKLLKIFT
- the LOC107831713 gene encoding uncharacterized protein LOC107831713 isoform X1, with protein sequence MIFLTKSTGYNFPMARNTEATANESKNESKMSTVKKHLPSACCAQKRKQQCSTEIVSKINRRRRDLYKQLSVDKKELLLTRRRSKKLELKKGSTALLEYTKQAAGFELHTEKTLTIVEAPCIAGKAGISSAVGAVVDCHKGKNIADHFSIFEHGSTSGAPCDRHHVETSTVINKGILKRSSKVKCFHKLVLKETK
- the LOC107831713 gene encoding uncharacterized protein LOC107831713 isoform X7 — encoded protein: MIFLTKSTGYNFPMARNTEATANESKNESKMSTVKKHLPSACCAQKRKQQCSTEIVSKINRRRRDLYKQLSVDKKELLLTRRRSKKLELKKGSTALLEYTKQAAGFELHTEKTLTIVEAPCIAGKGISSAVGAVVDCHKGKNIGSTSGAPCDRHHVETSTVINKGILKRSSKVKCFHKLVLKETK
- the LOC107831713 gene encoding uncharacterized protein LOC107831713 isoform X5, with product MAERYNFPMARNTEATANESKNESKMSTVKKHLPSACCAQKRKQQCSTEIVSKINRRRRDLYKQLSVDKKELLLTRRRSKKLELKKGSTALLEYTKQAAGFELHTEKTLTIVEAPCIAGKGISSAVGAVVDCHKGKNIADHFSIFEHGSTSGAPCDRHHVETSTVINKGILKRSSKVKCFHKLVLKETK
- the LOC107831713 gene encoding uncharacterized protein LOC107831713 isoform X3: MIFLTKSTGYNFPMARNTEATANESKNESKMSTVKKHLPSACCAQKRKQQCSTEIVSKINRRRRDLYKQLSVDKKELLLTRRRSKKLELKKGSTALLEYTKQAAGFELHTEKTLTIVEAPCIAGKGISSAVGAVVDCHKGKNIADHFSIFEHGSTSGAPCDRHHVETSTVINKGILKRSSKVKCFHKLVLKETK
- the LOC107831713 gene encoding uncharacterized protein LOC107831713 isoform X9 → MIFLTKSTGYNFPMARNTEATANESKNESKKRKQQCSTEIVSKINRRRRDLYKQLSVDKKELLLTRRRSKKLELKKGSTALLEYTKQAAGFELHTEKTLTIVEAPCIAGKAGISSAVGAVVDCHKGKNIADHFSIFEHGSTSGAPCDRHHVETSTVINKGILKRSSKVKCFHKLVLKETK